From the genome of Thermoflexus hugenholtzii, one region includes:
- a CDS encoding indole-3-glycerol-phosphate synthase, whose protein sequence is MSVWERARRRGRFLELILEDKRAELARRRRVLDEGVLRLQARMWPAPISLRAVFPDRPASPRPVAALMRAAPFEGLLRPGYDPVGLALTLAAGGVAALVVMTDARYYQGRLEHLAAVKQALLRRRLDLPVIRHDFFLDPFQVLEARAFGADAIWISLTMLSPSGLQALLEAASECGLSVLAEVRTEEEVERARAAGVEALIVQRRDWRTFTVDPALPARLRPVLPESALVLLAGGIRSPQEVAEAAALGFHGVILEEPLLRASDPVAWLAGLGFRPEASRRREAG, encoded by the coding sequence ATGAGCGTCTGGGAACGGGCCCGACGGCGGGGCCGCTTCCTCGAGCTGATCCTGGAGGACAAGCGGGCGGAGCTGGCCCGGCGCCGTCGGGTGCTGGACGAAGGGGTGTTGCGCCTGCAAGCCCGGATGTGGCCCGCCCCCATCTCCCTTCGCGCCGTCTTCCCGGATCGGCCTGCGAGCCCCCGTCCGGTGGCCGCCCTGATGCGAGCCGCGCCCTTCGAAGGGCTCCTGCGCCCCGGGTATGACCCGGTAGGGCTGGCCCTCACCCTGGCCGCCGGCGGCGTCGCCGCCCTGGTGGTGATGACGGACGCTCGCTACTACCAGGGCCGTCTGGAGCATCTGGCGGCGGTCAAACAGGCGTTGCTGCGCCGGCGGCTTGACCTCCCCGTGATCCGCCACGATTTCTTCCTGGATCCCTTCCAGGTCCTGGAGGCGCGGGCCTTCGGGGCGGACGCCATCTGGATCAGCCTGACGATGCTGAGCCCCTCCGGCCTGCAGGCCCTCCTGGAGGCCGCTTCCGAGTGCGGCCTGTCGGTCCTGGCCGAGGTCCGCACGGAGGAGGAGGTGGAAAGGGCCCGGGCGGCGGGCGTGGAGGCCCTCATTGTCCAGCGGCGGGACTGGCGCACTTTCACGGTGGACCCGGCGCTGCCGGCCCGGCTGCGCCCCGTCCTCCCGGAGTCGGCGCTCGTCCTGCTCGCCGGGGGGATCCGTTCGCCTCAAGAGGTCGCGGAGGCCGCGGCCCTGGGGTTCCACGGGGTGATCCTGGAGGAGCCGCTCCTGCGGGCCTCCGATCCCGTGGCCTGGCTCGCCGGGTTGGGGTTCCGGCCCGAGGCGTCCCGGAGGAGGGAAGCGGGGTGA
- a CDS encoding helix-turn-helix domain-containing protein yields MGIGDRLRAAREARGFSLEEAAAQTRIKRAYLEALEREAFSLLPSPAHARGFLRRYARWLGLDAEALLAEWDGVPGALPPARPSAMPSMFELAPIPARPAVPWRRLAALGIALLILAGLFGVVRTRWLPRPGALPPSPTGIAPGAVARPTGTPLPAAGAPLLRLEVTAAEHVWVRILADGQVVYQGLLRPGETRTWEARSTIGLETGNAAALQVSLNGRPEAPLGGRGEIVRKTWSRSP; encoded by the coding sequence GTGGGCATCGGGGATCGCTTGCGCGCCGCCCGGGAGGCCCGGGGGTTTTCTCTGGAGGAGGCCGCGGCGCAAACCCGCATCAAGCGGGCCTATCTGGAGGCCCTGGAGCGCGAGGCCTTCTCCCTCCTGCCCAGCCCGGCCCACGCCCGCGGGTTCCTGCGCCGCTACGCCCGCTGGCTGGGGCTGGACGCGGAGGCCCTCCTCGCGGAATGGGACGGCGTCCCGGGGGCCCTCCCGCCGGCTCGGCCGTCTGCGATGCCCTCGATGTTCGAGCTCGCCCCGATCCCCGCCCGCCCGGCGGTCCCCTGGCGTCGCCTGGCCGCCCTGGGGATCGCGCTCCTGATCCTCGCCGGGCTCTTCGGGGTCGTTCGAACCCGCTGGCTGCCTCGCCCCGGCGCCCTCCCGCCCTCGCCGACCGGCATCGCCCCGGGCGCCGTGGCGCGCCCAACCGGCACGCCGCTGCCGGCAGCCGGCGCGCCCCTTCTCCGGCTGGAGGTGACCGCCGCCGAGCACGTCTGGGTCCGGATCCTCGCCGACGGGCAGGTGGTCTATCAGGGCCTGCTGCGGCCCGGGGAGACCCGAACCTGGGAGGCCCGCTCCACCATCGGCTTAGAGACCGGAAACGCCGCTGCCCTTCAGGTGAGCCTGAACGGCCGGCCGGAGGCTCCCCTGGGCGGGCGCGGGGAGATCGTCCGCAAAACCTGGTCCCGCTCGCCGTAA
- a CDS encoding pyrimidine 5'-nucleotidase — protein sequence MGGPRLRYLILDLDDTLYPRRSGLMDLISERIGRYMVERLGFPPEQAEALRQRYYAQYGTTLRGLMEEYHIDPEDYLAYVHDVPLEDYLQPDPALDAMLARIPLTKVIFTNASEEHARRVLERLRVAHHFPIILDVRRLDYCNKPDPEAYRRILQHLRAQGPECVFVDDSPRNLRPARALGMITILVDGDATDGVDFHVPNILGIEPVILRLVQERNGDREERPRLR from the coding sequence ATGGGCGGCCCCCGGTTGCGGTATTTGATCCTGGATCTGGACGATACCCTCTACCCCCGGCGCTCCGGGCTGATGGATCTCATCAGCGAGCGGATCGGTCGTTATATGGTGGAGCGCCTGGGCTTTCCCCCGGAGCAGGCGGAGGCCTTGCGGCAGCGTTACTACGCCCAATACGGCACCACCCTGCGCGGGCTGATGGAGGAATACCACATCGACCCTGAGGATTATCTGGCGTATGTGCACGATGTCCCGCTGGAGGATTACCTCCAGCCCGACCCGGCTCTGGACGCCATGCTGGCGCGCATCCCGCTGACCAAGGTGATCTTCACCAACGCCAGCGAGGAGCACGCCCGCCGGGTGCTCGAACGCCTGAGGGTCGCCCATCATTTCCCGATCATCCTGGATGTGCGCCGCCTGGACTACTGCAACAAGCCTGACCCGGAGGCCTATCGGCGGATCCTGCAACACCTGCGGGCCCAAGGCCCCGAGTGCGTCTTCGTGGACGACTCCCCCCGCAACCTCCGGCCGGCGCGGGCGCTGGGGATGATCACCATCCTGGTGGATGGGGACGCGACGGATGGGGTGGACTTCCACGTCCCCAACATCCTGGGGATTGAGCCGGTGATCCTCCGCCTGGTGCAGGAGCGGAACGGGGATCGGGAGGAGCGCCCGCGGCTCCGCTGA
- a CDS encoding NAD-dependent epimerase/dehydratase family protein, giving the protein MRIFITGGAGFLGSALANRLVREGHTVLVLDDLSAGDPQRLDPQVVFHRGDVRDVPRLWTLLQGVDLVYHLAARVSVPESILYPRIYQDVNVGGTVALLEAMRDAGVRRLVLASSGAVYGDQPVQPVHEDLLPRPRSTYAVTKLAAEHFVLTLGRLWGFEVVVLRIFNAYGPGQPLPVAHAPVTTRFLQQAIEGGTLVIFGDGRQTRDFVYVEDVVEALVAAGQRPDLNGEILNIGSGRETSINELAEMVMRAVGRRVPVVHSPAQDGGVARLCADLRKAAQRLGYRPKVSLEEGLRRMLREDPRFRISG; this is encoded by the coding sequence ATGCGCATCTTCATCACCGGAGGAGCCGGGTTCCTCGGCTCCGCCCTGGCCAACCGCCTGGTCCGCGAAGGCCACACCGTGCTGGTCCTGGACGATCTCAGCGCTGGGGATCCCCAGCGCCTGGATCCGCAGGTGGTGTTCCACCGGGGGGACGTCCGGGACGTCCCCCGGCTCTGGACCCTGCTGCAGGGGGTGGACCTGGTGTATCATCTGGCCGCGCGGGTCTCGGTGCCGGAGTCCATCCTGTATCCCCGCATCTATCAGGACGTGAACGTGGGCGGGACGGTGGCCCTGCTGGAGGCGATGCGGGATGCGGGGGTGAGGCGGCTGGTGCTGGCCTCCTCCGGGGCCGTGTATGGGGATCAGCCGGTGCAGCCGGTCCACGAGGATCTCCTGCCCCGTCCGCGCTCGACCTACGCGGTAACCAAGCTGGCGGCGGAGCACTTCGTCCTGACCCTGGGGCGCCTGTGGGGGTTTGAGGTCGTCGTGCTGCGGATCTTCAACGCTTACGGGCCGGGCCAGCCCCTGCCCGTCGCCCATGCCCCCGTCACCACCCGCTTCCTCCAGCAGGCCATCGAGGGAGGCACCCTGGTGATCTTCGGGGACGGCCGGCAGACGCGGGATTTCGTGTATGTGGAGGATGTGGTGGAGGCCCTGGTCGCCGCCGGCCAGCGTCCGGATCTCAACGGGGAGATCCTCAACATCGGCAGCGGACGGGAGACCTCCATCAACGAGCTGGCGGAGATGGTGATGCGGGCGGTGGGCCGACGCGTCCCGGTGGTCCACAGCCCGGCCCAGGACGGGGGAGTGGCCCGGCTGTGCGCCGACCTCCGCAAAGCCGCACAGCGACTGGGATATCGCCCGAAAGTCTCCTTAGAGGAGGGCTTGCGGCGGATGCTCCGGGAGGACCCCCGCTTTCGAATCTCCGGATGA
- a CDS encoding ABC transporter ATP-binding protein, translating into MPPLLDVRDLEVRFFTRDGVVHAVNGVSFQLNEGETLGIVGESGSGKSVTMLSILRLIPQPPGRITRGQVLFQGVDLLKLDEADIRRIRGSKIAMVFQDPMTSLNPVLTIGRQITEVLETHLNMSPREARGRAIELLRMVGIPNAEERLNDYPHQFSGGMRQRVMIAMALACHPQILIADEPTTALDVTIQAQIIDLVKRLRDELGMAIIWITHDLGVVAGLAHRVAVMYAGYIVEEAPVLELYHNPRHPYTLGLLGSLPRLDRRERRRLVSIDGMPPDLLELPRGCPFAPRCPYAIDRCWEENPQLEEVAPHHRIACWVDVTTGRPR; encoded by the coding sequence ATGCCGCCCCTTCTGGATGTTCGGGATCTGGAGGTGCGTTTCTTCACGCGGGATGGCGTGGTGCATGCGGTGAACGGAGTCTCCTTCCAGCTGAACGAAGGGGAGACGCTGGGGATCGTTGGGGAATCGGGCAGCGGCAAGAGCGTGACGATGCTCTCGATCCTGCGCCTGATCCCCCAGCCCCCCGGCCGCATCACCCGGGGGCAGGTCCTCTTTCAGGGGGTGGACCTGTTGAAGCTGGATGAGGCGGATATCCGTCGCATCCGCGGCTCCAAGATCGCCATGGTCTTCCAGGACCCCATGACCTCCCTCAACCCCGTCCTCACCATCGGGCGCCAGATCACCGAGGTGCTGGAGACCCACCTCAACATGTCCCCCCGGGAGGCCCGCGGGCGGGCGATTGAGCTCCTCCGGATGGTGGGGATCCCCAACGCCGAGGAGCGTCTGAACGACTATCCCCACCAGTTCTCCGGAGGGATGCGGCAGCGGGTGATGATCGCGATGGCCCTGGCCTGCCATCCCCAGATCCTCATCGCCGACGAGCCCACCACCGCCCTCGATGTGACCATCCAGGCTCAGATCATCGATCTGGTGAAGCGCCTGCGGGACGAGCTGGGGATGGCCATCATCTGGATCACCCACGATCTGGGGGTGGTGGCCGGGCTGGCCCACCGGGTGGCGGTGATGTATGCCGGCTACATCGTGGAGGAGGCACCGGTCCTCGAGCTGTATCACAACCCGCGCCATCCTTACACCCTGGGCCTGCTGGGCTCCCTCCCCCGTCTGGACCGGCGGGAGCGCCGGCGGCTGGTGTCCATCGATGGGATGCCCCCGGACCTGCTGGAGCTGCCGCGGGGCTGCCCCTTCGCGCCGCGCTGCCCCTACGCCATCGATCGCTGCTGGGAGGAGAACCCCCAGCTGGAAGAGGTCGCCCCGCATCATCGGATCGCCTGCTGGGTCGACGTCACAACCGGGAGGCCGCGGTGA
- a CDS encoding ABC transporter ATP-binding protein codes for MNRNGQVLLRVENLVKWFPITRGIIFTRTIGYVHAVDGVSFEIRRGETLGLVGESGCGKSTVGRTILQLHRPTRGRVIFDGVDLTQLKGGELRRMRRRMQIIFQDPYASLNPRMTVGQIIAEPLEIHGIARGKEARERVEELLRLVGLNPVFADRYPHEFSGGQRQRIGIARALALQPDFIVCDEPISALDVSIQAQIVNLLQELQERFHLTYLFIAHDLAMVRHISDRVAVMYLGKIVELADRIELYENPLHPYTQALLSAVPVPDPAVEARRQRIILRGEVPSPVNPPSGCRFHPRCPIAQEICKRVEPEWREVRPGHWVACHLAE; via the coding sequence GTGAACCGGAACGGACAGGTGTTGCTCCGAGTGGAGAATCTGGTGAAATGGTTCCCCATCACCCGGGGGATCATCTTCACCCGCACCATCGGCTACGTCCACGCGGTGGATGGCGTGTCGTTCGAGATCCGGCGGGGGGAGACCCTGGGGCTGGTCGGGGAATCCGGTTGCGGGAAGTCCACCGTCGGCCGGACCATCCTGCAGCTGCACCGGCCGACGCGCGGGCGGGTGATCTTCGATGGGGTGGATCTGACGCAGCTGAAGGGGGGCGAGCTGCGGCGCATGCGGCGTCGCATGCAGATCATCTTTCAGGATCCCTACGCCTCCCTGAACCCGCGGATGACGGTGGGCCAGATCATCGCCGAACCCCTGGAGATCCACGGGATCGCCCGGGGCAAGGAGGCCCGGGAGCGGGTGGAAGAGCTGTTGCGCCTGGTCGGGCTCAACCCGGTCTTCGCCGACCGCTACCCCCACGAGTTCTCCGGCGGCCAGCGCCAGCGCATCGGCATCGCCCGCGCCCTGGCCCTCCAGCCGGACTTCATCGTGTGCGACGAGCCCATCTCCGCCCTCGACGTCTCCATCCAGGCTCAGATCGTCAACCTGCTGCAGGAGCTCCAGGAGCGCTTCCATCTCACGTATCTCTTCATCGCCCACGACCTGGCCATGGTCCGGCACATCAGCGACCGGGTGGCGGTGATGTATCTGGGCAAGATCGTGGAGCTGGCGGACCGCATCGAGCTGTATGAGAACCCGTTGCACCCCTACACCCAGGCCCTGCTCTCCGCCGTCCCGGTGCCGGACCCCGCGGTGGAGGCCCGCCGGCAGCGGATCATCCTGCGGGGGGAGGTGCCGAGCCCGGTCAACCCCCCCAGCGGGTGCCGGTTCCATCCCCGATGTCCTATCGCTCAGGAGATCTGCAAGCGCGTGGAGCCCGAGTGGCGGGAGGTCCGCCCCGGCCACTGGGTGGCCTGTCACCTCGCGGAATAG
- a CDS encoding cupredoxin domain-containing protein: MMAVRWWSAVALILGLLLAACAPAGPAGPQRITLKMEEYRFDPATITVKAGQEVRLTLVNQGKETHELMIGRELKTENGRPAGFHQNFFEGITVKAERGGKAIDVRELMEEEEEEHGFMVVLEPGSEPVTLIFTVPADKAGEWQMGCFENDGAHWDLGMQGKWIVQP, encoded by the coding sequence ATGATGGCTGTCCGATGGTGGAGCGCGGTGGCGCTGATCCTCGGCCTGCTCCTCGCCGCGTGCGCGCCTGCAGGCCCGGCCGGTCCCCAGCGCATCACATTGAAGATGGAGGAATACCGTTTCGATCCCGCCACCATCACGGTGAAGGCCGGCCAGGAGGTGCGCCTCACCCTGGTGAACCAGGGCAAGGAGACCCACGAGCTGATGATCGGCCGGGAGCTGAAGACTGAAAACGGCCGGCCCGCGGGCTTCCATCAGAACTTCTTCGAAGGGATCACTGTGAAAGCCGAGCGAGGCGGGAAAGCCATTGACGTCCGGGAGCTGATGGAAGAAGAGGAGGAAGAGCACGGCTTCATGGTCGTCCTGGAGCCCGGAAGCGAGCCGGTGACCCTCATCTTCACCGTCCCGGCGGACAAGGCCGGTGAGTGGCAGATGGGCTGCTTCGAGAACGACGGGGCCCACTGGGACCTGGGGATGCAGGGCAAGTGGATCGTCCAGCCCTGA
- a CDS encoding sulfurtransferase TusA family protein — MQEEREVQALRPTRELDIRGEVCPYTYVKTRLALEELEVGQVLRVLVDYEPATRNVPRSVAVQGDEVLRVEPIGEGAWAIWIRKRNPSF, encoded by the coding sequence ATGCAGGAGGAACGGGAAGTCCAGGCGCTCCGCCCGACCCGGGAGCTGGACATCCGGGGGGAGGTATGCCCGTATACCTACGTGAAGACGCGCCTGGCCCTGGAGGAGCTGGAGGTGGGCCAGGTGCTCCGGGTGCTGGTGGATTACGAGCCGGCCACCCGCAACGTCCCCCGCAGCGTGGCCGTGCAGGGGGACGAGGTGCTCCGGGTGGAGCCGATTGGGGAGGGCGCATGGGCCATCTGGATCCGGAAACGGAACCCCTCCTTCTGA
- a CDS encoding DNA-3-methyladenine glycosylase, whose translation MKDRRWEIRESAAPAPETMQRLPRSFFARPTLEVARDLLGRRLVRMVGKRRISGRIVEVEAYIGEDDQASHAAVGRTPRNAVMYGPPGYAYVYFIYGQHYCLNVVTEREGFPAAILIRALEPEEGLDWIARRRRGIPMRDWLRGPGRVCAGLGIDRRFNGHDLCAPDARLWLEAGEPVPEEQVATSPRIRVRGDVLARTRPWRFYIRDHPCVSG comes from the coding sequence GTGAAGGATCGCCGATGGGAGATCCGGGAGAGCGCCGCGCCGGCGCCGGAGACGATGCAGCGCCTGCCCCGATCGTTCTTCGCGCGGCCCACCCTGGAGGTAGCGCGGGACTTGCTGGGCCGGCGGCTGGTGCGCATGGTGGGGAAGCGGCGGATCTCCGGGCGCATTGTGGAAGTGGAGGCCTACATCGGGGAGGACGATCAGGCCTCCCACGCCGCCGTCGGCCGGACCCCCCGGAACGCCGTGATGTATGGTCCGCCCGGTTACGCCTACGTGTATTTCATCTACGGTCAGCACTACTGCCTCAACGTGGTCACCGAGCGGGAGGGGTTCCCGGCCGCCATTCTGATCCGGGCTCTGGAGCCGGAGGAAGGGCTGGACTGGATCGCCCGTCGACGGCGGGGGATCCCCATGCGGGACTGGCTGCGGGGGCCGGGGCGCGTGTGCGCCGGGCTGGGCATCGACCGACGGTTCAACGGCCACGATCTATGCGCCCCCGACGCCCGGCTGTGGCTCGAAGCCGGCGAGCCGGTCCCGGAGGAACAGGTGGCCACCAGCCCCCGCATCCGGGTGCGGGGGGATGTTTTGGCCCGCACCCGGCCCTGGCGCTTCTACATCCGGGATCATCCCTGCGTGTCCGGGTGA
- a CDS encoding SDR family oxidoreductase, whose translation MEGGEGRVVLITGASSGIGAATARLLARQGMRVVLTARRQDRLEALAREIEREGGAALAIPADLSDPSAREALVDQVEARWGPVEVLINNAGFGYYATVEDTPWEVVRRMFEVNILAMIHLTQRVVPGMRRLGRGHILNIASVAGYISTPPLTVYSATKFAVVGFSEGLRRELEPHGIHVTVISPGPVRTEFGRAASGLEVDPGEVPGGLAPEVIARAIARALRRPVPEIVIPARYIPAIWINRALPRLVDWGAARQGRAWLRHLEEARRSGSRSAA comes from the coding sequence ATGGAAGGGGGAGAGGGACGGGTGGTGCTGATCACCGGCGCGAGCAGCGGGATCGGGGCGGCCACGGCCCGCCTGCTGGCCCGCCAGGGGATGCGCGTCGTCCTCACCGCCCGGCGCCAGGACCGCCTGGAGGCCCTGGCCCGGGAGATCGAGAGGGAGGGCGGCGCTGCCCTGGCCATCCCGGCGGACCTGAGCGATCCCTCCGCCCGCGAGGCCCTGGTGGATCAGGTGGAAGCCCGCTGGGGGCCAGTGGAGGTGCTGATCAACAACGCCGGCTTCGGCTACTATGCCACGGTGGAGGACACCCCGTGGGAGGTCGTCCGACGGATGTTCGAGGTGAACATCCTGGCCATGATCCACCTCACCCAGCGGGTGGTGCCCGGTATGCGGCGGCTGGGGCGCGGGCACATCCTCAACATCGCCTCCGTGGCGGGCTACATCTCGACGCCGCCGCTGACCGTCTACTCCGCCACCAAGTTCGCTGTGGTGGGCTTCAGCGAGGGTCTGCGGCGGGAGCTGGAGCCCCACGGCATCCACGTCACGGTCATCAGCCCCGGCCCGGTCCGCACGGAGTTCGGACGGGCGGCCAGCGGGCTGGAGGTGGATCCGGGGGAGGTGCCGGGGGGGCTGGCCCCGGAGGTCATCGCCCGGGCCATCGCCCGCGCCCTGCGCCGGCCGGTTCCGGAGATCGTCATCCCCGCGCGCTACATCCCAGCCATCTGGATCAACCGGGCGCTGCCCCGGCTGGTGGACTGGGGGGCGGCGCGCCAGGGCCGCGCCTGGCTCCGTCACCTGGAGGAAGCCCGCCGCTCAGGGAGCCGTTCCGCGGCTTAG
- the rimO gene encoding 30S ribosomal protein S12 methylthiotransferase RimO produces the protein MSRRAGRRYHLITLGCAKNAVDSASMAQLLEGAGYEATERPGRADVLIVNTCGFIEAARQESLRVLRELAARKKKGQLLIAAGCLAQRWGARLVEEVPGIDGVIGTRRWMDILEFIEALRGRSAPEPLFHIPDEGPIRREERGVLRAAVQGASAYLKIADGCRRPCAFCAIPLIKGPAVSRPPEAIWAEARRLVDQGVRELILIAQDTTDYGHDLGMRDGLPTLIEGLVQRVPEVKWIRIMYAYPGAVSDRLIEVMARYPQVAHYLDIPLQHGHPAVLRRMRRPANIEWVYRTVEKLRRAMPDIALRTTFIVGYPGETEEEFEALLRFVRDLEFDRMGCFTYSYEPETPSARQPGHLPEEVKQERYERLMAAQQPISLRKNQALVGKTLEVLIEGVGDGLSVGRTYRDAPEIDGLVLVEGEWPVGQFLPVRITGAMTYDLIGVVVNSISSPDGSSRPPRATREPSR, from the coding sequence ATGTCTCGTCGCGCCGGGAGGCGTTATCATCTGATCACCCTGGGCTGCGCCAAGAACGCCGTTGACTCGGCCAGCATGGCCCAGCTCCTGGAGGGGGCCGGCTATGAGGCGACCGAGCGCCCCGGCCGGGCCGATGTCCTCATCGTGAACACCTGCGGCTTCATCGAGGCGGCCCGCCAGGAATCCCTGCGGGTGTTGCGGGAGCTCGCGGCCCGGAAGAAGAAGGGCCAGCTGCTCATCGCCGCCGGATGCTTGGCCCAGCGGTGGGGGGCCCGTCTGGTGGAGGAGGTGCCGGGGATCGACGGCGTGATCGGCACCCGTCGCTGGATGGACATCCTGGAGTTCATCGAGGCCCTGCGCGGGCGCTCCGCCCCGGAGCCCCTTTTCCACATCCCGGACGAAGGGCCGATCCGCCGGGAGGAGCGGGGGGTGCTGCGGGCCGCGGTGCAGGGGGCGAGCGCCTACCTGAAGATCGCGGACGGGTGCCGCCGCCCCTGCGCGTTCTGCGCCATTCCCCTGATCAAAGGCCCCGCGGTCAGCCGGCCGCCGGAGGCCATCTGGGCGGAGGCCCGCCGGCTGGTGGACCAGGGGGTGCGGGAGCTCATCCTCATCGCCCAGGACACCACAGATTACGGCCATGATTTGGGCATGCGGGATGGGCTGCCCACCCTGATCGAAGGGCTGGTGCAGCGTGTCCCCGAGGTGAAGTGGATCCGCATCATGTATGCTTACCCGGGCGCGGTCTCCGATCGCCTGATCGAGGTGATGGCCCGCTACCCTCAGGTCGCCCACTATCTGGACATCCCCCTGCAGCATGGCCATCCCGCTGTGCTGCGCCGGATGCGGCGCCCGGCGAACATCGAGTGGGTGTATCGCACCGTCGAGAAGCTCCGCCGCGCCATGCCGGACATCGCCCTCCGCACTACCTTCATCGTCGGCTATCCCGGCGAGACGGAGGAGGAGTTCGAGGCGCTGCTCCGTTTCGTCCGGGATCTGGAGTTCGACCGCATGGGCTGCTTCACTTACTCCTATGAGCCGGAGACCCCCTCCGCCCGCCAGCCGGGCCATCTGCCCGAGGAGGTCAAACAGGAGCGTTACGAGCGCCTGATGGCCGCCCAGCAGCCGATCTCCCTGCGCAAGAACCAGGCGCTGGTGGGGAAGACCCTGGAGGTGCTGATCGAAGGCGTGGGGGACGGCCTGAGCGTGGGGCGAACGTATCGGGACGCGCCGGAGATCGACGGGCTGGTGCTGGTGGAGGGGGAGTGGCCCGTCGGGCAGTTCCTCCCCGTCCGCATCACCGGGGCTATGACCTATGACCTGATCGGGGTCGTCGTCAACTCCATCTCCTCCCCAGACGGCTCTTCCCGGCCCCCGAGGGCCACGCGGGAGCCGTCCCGGTAA
- a CDS encoding MBL fold metallo-hydrolase: MQRDRITDDIYVFTSDFYAQVNAGVVLASEGVAVIDTLPFPEETREIVRLVKALAEGRPVYLILTHYHTDHTLGACLFPQAVVIAHALCRQRLETHGEQALQQARAQDPSFAALTLRLPDVVVEEGDLLLRLGNKTLHLFHAPGHSPDGLAVYVREDRILFTGDVMMPIPYIVDGDVDQTIATLQRIRDLPVETIVPGHGDPILRGEAPDVIQGHINYLTAIVREVRRHIQQKKPREALREIDVESCGIPRIALNGLAPQLHQRNLLALYQRLSGETSPSRKGRVAKTTARSSSKSA, encoded by the coding sequence ATGCAACGCGATCGGATCACCGATGACATCTACGTCTTCACCAGCGACTTCTACGCCCAGGTCAACGCGGGGGTGGTGCTGGCCTCCGAGGGGGTGGCGGTGATCGATACCCTCCCCTTCCCGGAGGAGACGCGGGAGATCGTCCGGCTGGTGAAGGCGCTGGCGGAGGGGCGCCCGGTTTACCTGATCCTCACCCATTACCACACGGACCACACGTTGGGCGCCTGTCTCTTCCCACAGGCGGTGGTGATCGCCCACGCCCTCTGCCGGCAGCGCCTGGAAACCCATGGGGAACAGGCGCTCCAGCAGGCCCGGGCCCAGGATCCGAGCTTCGCCGCCCTCACCCTGCGCCTCCCCGATGTCGTGGTGGAGGAAGGGGATCTCCTGCTGCGGCTGGGCAACAAAACCCTCCACCTGTTCCACGCCCCCGGGCACTCCCCGGATGGGCTGGCGGTCTACGTCCGGGAGGACCGCATCCTCTTCACCGGGGATGTGATGATGCCCATCCCCTACATTGTGGATGGGGATGTGGATCAGACCATCGCCACCCTCCAGCGGATCCGGGATCTGCCGGTGGAGACCATCGTCCCCGGCCACGGCGATCCCATCCTGCGGGGGGAGGCGCCGGACGTGATCCAGGGGCACATCAACTACCTGACCGCCATCGTCCGGGAGGTCCGACGACACATCCAGCAGAAGAAGCCGCGGGAGGCGTTGCGGGAGATCGATGTGGAGAGCTGCGGGATCCCCCGCATCGCGCTGAACGGCCTGGCGCCGCAGCTCCATCAGCGGAATCTGCTCGCCCTCTACCAGCGCCTCAGCGGGGAGACCTCCCCGTCCCGCAAGGGGCGCGTCGCGAAGACCACCGCCCGATCCTCGTCGAAGAGCGCATGA
- a CDS encoding haloacid dehalogenase type II: protein MRDYRYLTLDCYGTLIDWRTGLAEHLGGLLRRHGVDPAPEELLRVYVEEEHRLESGPYRRYREILMESARATAARFGVSLSEAEARRFAESLPSWPPFPDTVDGLKAFRVLGFRRVILSNVDRDLLAETVRRHGLEIDGAITAEDTRTYKPNPQHWLAFCARYGARREEILHIAQSLLHDIRPALQLKIDCVWLNRYREPVPEDVRPTEMFYDMDALVGWLLTR from the coding sequence ATGCGCGACTATCGCTATCTCACACTCGATTGTTACGGAACTTTGATCGACTGGCGGACGGGGCTTGCCGAGCATCTCGGCGGGCTCCTGCGCCGGCATGGGGTGGACCCGGCGCCGGAGGAGCTGCTTCGGGTGTATGTGGAGGAGGAGCACCGCCTGGAGTCAGGCCCTTACCGGCGGTATCGGGAGATCCTGATGGAGAGCGCCCGGGCGACCGCCGCCCGCTTCGGGGTTTCCCTGTCCGAGGCCGAGGCAAGGCGCTTCGCCGAGAGCCTCCCGAGCTGGCCGCCCTTCCCCGACACCGTGGACGGCCTAAAGGCGTTCCGGGTGCTGGGCTTCCGCCGGGTGATCCTCTCCAACGTGGACCGGGATCTGCTGGCGGAGACGGTGCGGCGTCACGGCCTGGAGATCGATGGCGCCATCACCGCGGAGGACACCCGCACCTACAAGCCCAACCCCCAGCATTGGCTGGCCTTCTGCGCCCGCTACGGCGCCCGCCGGGAGGAGATCCTGCACATCGCTCAGAGCCTCCTCCACGATATCCGGCCGGCCCTCCAGCTGAAGATCGACTGCGTCTGGCTGAACCGCTATCGGGAGCCGGTCCCCGAGGACGTGCGGCCCACCGAGATGTTCTACGACATGGACGCCCTGGTGGGCTGGTTGCTGACGCGATGA